Proteins from a single region of Hermetia illucens chromosome 3, iHerIll2.2.curated.20191125, whole genome shotgun sequence:
- the LOC119652585 gene encoding uncharacterized protein LOC119652585 → MSAVNKVNFLLQAASIFPPNGHANQLLKSHYLSTSREVAQKELELPKKEFGETRMCQKCSSIWLDGNLKLHIKSKKLRRPKQKKLVTRAEAGDVLTRQQKSKAKWLKKNSLSRVEITCLLCKHKTKLHLDKPKVSKDSTPLPSAPPSTQETLDSSSSSSLRKPTKKRKKDKFAGLNPSAFNQASTSSSNSSNPSAVISNKLTPCTSSSNTSQNPAKSSSKSSKKLKKSDNKILPLSNSIKKAKNKKGNVQNPPKQVSKTQQKNTLLQLAQLLKSGASLSNKKPNPLENLLR, encoded by the exons ATGTCAGCTGTAAACAAAGTAAATTTTCTGCTGCAGGCAGCCAGCATATTTCCCCCAAATGGACACGCAAATCAACTACTTAAATCTCATTATCT GTCAACATCGCGTGAAGTGGCGCAAAAAGAATTAGAGTTACCAAAAAAGGAATTCGGCGAGACGAGGATGTGTCAGAAGTGCTCATCGATTTGGTTGGATGGCAATTTGAAATTGCATATCAAATCGAAGAAGTTGCGGAGGCCAAAGCAAAAAAAGTTGGTTACTAGGGCGGAGGCGGGCGACGTGCTCACCAGACAGCAAAAATCCAAGGCCAAGTGGCTCaagaaaaattcactgagcagGGTG GAAATCACCTGTTTATTGTGCaaacataaaacaaaattaCATCTTGACAAACCCAAAGTATCAAAAGACTCCACTCCACTACCATCTGCGCCACCATCCACGCAGGAAACTTTAGATTCGTCATCATCGTCTTCACTAAGGAAACCAACcaaaaagagaaagaaagatAAATTTGCAGGACTTAATCCCAGTGCATTCAATCAGGCATCAACTAGTAGTAGCAATTCATCTAATCCTAGTGCAGTCATATCCAACAAACTAACACCTTGCACGTCGTCTTCAAATACTTCTCAAAATCCTGCAAAATCATCTTCAAAGTCatcgaagaaattgaaaaaatctgaTAATAAGATTCTTCCACTGTCGAATAGCATCAAAAAGGCCAAAAATAAGAAAGGAAACGTTCAAAATCCACCGAAACAGGTATCGAAAACGCAACAGAAGAATACGTTACTGCAACTGGCGCAACTTTTAAAATCGGGCGCCAGTTTATCGAATAAAAAACCGAATCCTTTAGAAAATTTATTACGATAG
- the LOC119652584 gene encoding piggyBac transposable element-derived protein 4-like has protein sequence MSGGTERNISEEVVFEAVVFCGGPTPGEEVPNITNGFVEELDLYHPPTPEHDVESMDFDNDEDQDPDYTPPQNTHESDEEFDEFKATKSRQWQRRRFTFNKKKSGVNSTLASKLTSNKPYDFFQSLLDDKFIQRMVDATNEYACMCKENNQVVNSWIQPWRDTSVDEMKKFIGIIIWMGLVRYPTLNSYWCRSHLYTNSIINAISRSQFQLLSHMWRLGPDDDRSADMVPSLLSDLRKKFKQMLNAPEVFAIEKVFIPSESESEGMNILFSIVKGGYIHNFEVYNGKRLRNINVDDAMNLIDGLLDKGRTLCTNEDITSMKLAKAVLGRKTNLVGLLNPNSKHIPPELRQKRIFGEQTETFKTDSGILIRKYNPFTEQYLLTTRTCGSLAEYYKQRTGTTIPHELKINNLVLMNSMNWYQKFAVEMVINTCLVNACYLYRKICTKKISSIRFMEDVIIGLLDLPVNMKPSSLTLGKLGIDEGLFAAEHVLTRLEKPRRCAACYERNCREAGRKIAMNRSPKAPHECCVCKKPFCLECFFKFHTGRLRKD, from the exons ATGTCCGGAGGAACTGAGAGGAATATTTCGGAAGAAGTAGTTTTCGAGGCAGTGGTTTTTTGTGGCGGACCGACTCCAGGAGAGGAG GTTCCCAACATAACTAACGGCTTCGTCGAAGAGCTAGACCTCTATCATCCGCCTACGCCTGAGCATGATGTCGAATCAATGGACTTTGATAACGACGAAGATCAAGATCCTGACTACACACCACCGCAAAATACGCATGAAAGTGACGAGGAGTTCGATGAATTCAAAGCTACCAAATCCAGACAATGGCAAAGGCGACGTTTCACcttcaacaaaaagaaaagtggCGTCAATTCCACGCTTGCCAGTAAGTTGACCTCGAACAAACCTTACGATTTCTTCCAATCACTACTCGATGATAAATTCATTCAGAGAATGGTAGATGCCACCAATGAATATGCTTGCATGTGCAAAGAGAATAATCAGGTAGTGAACAGCTGGATTCAACCCTGGCGAGATACGTCTGTTGATGAAATGAAAAAGTTCATTGGAATCATTATTTGGATGGGTCTGGTGAGGTATCCGACATTGAATTCATATTGGTGTCGCAGTCACTTGTATACGAACTCGATAATAAATGCGATCTCCAGGAGCCAGTTCCAGCTGTTGTCGCACATGTGGAGGCTCGGTCCGGACGATGATCGATCTGCGGATATGGTTCCTTCGCTTCTTAGTGATCTAAGGAAAAAATTCAAGCAAATGCTCAACGCGCCGGAAGtatttgcaattgaaaaagtaTTCATCCCGTCCGAGTCGGAGTCAGAAGGCATGAACATCCTTTTCTCCATCGTAAAGGGTGGGTACATTCACAATTTCGAAGTGTATAATGGTAAACGATTGAGGAATATAAATGTCGATGATGCAATGAATCTTATCGATGGTTTGCTGGACAAAGGGCGAACGTTGTGCACCAATGAAGACATCACTTCTATGAAGTTAGCCAAGGCTGTGCTGGGACGAAAAACGAACCTAGTTGGACTTTTGAATCCAAATAGTAAACACATCCCACCTGAactgaggcagaagagaattttCGGTGAACagacggaaactttcaaaacaGATTCAGGCATCCTGATACGTAAATATAACCCTTTCACCGAACAATATCTGTTGACCACACGCACATGCGGTTCCCTCGCTGAATACTACAAACAACGAACAGGAACGACAATTCCTCACGAGCTCAAAATCAACAACTTGGTCCTGATGAATAGCATGAACTGGTACCAAAAATTCGCTGTTGAAATGGTCATCAACACCTGTCTAGTCAACGCCTGCTACCTGTATCGAAAAATCTGTACCAAGAAGATCTCATCAATTCGCTTCATGGAGGATGTGATCATCGGTTTATTGGACTTGCCGGTAAACATGAAGCCAAGCTCACTGACACTTGGCAAGCTTGGAATCGATGAAGGACTCTTCGCGGCTGAGCACGTACTCACCAGGTTGGAGAAGCCAAGACGATGCGCTGCATGTTATGAACGTAATTGTCGCGAGGCAGGACGAAAAATAGCAATGAATCGATCGCCGAAAGCACCGCATGAATGTTGCGTATGTAAGAAGCCATTCTGCCTGGAATGTTTCTTTAAGTTTCACACCGGCAGATTGAGGAAGGATTAG